A genomic segment from Candidatus Zixiibacteriota bacterium encodes:
- a CDS encoding OsmC family protein, producing MDEKKFTITMEHKKDFEFLVTFDEGMGQILLDEPSPLGKNAGPNAARILSAAIGNCLSASLLFCLQKARVETSGLKSAVTTTIVRNEKGRFRVGGAEVLINVNIGTEAPNRVAQCINLFEDFCIVTQSVRKGVKVDVVVQNQNGEQLYKSA from the coding sequence ATGGACGAAAAGAAATTTACCATCACGATGGAGCATAAGAAGGATTTCGAGTTCCTGGTTACTTTCGACGAGGGAATGGGGCAGATTCTTCTGGATGAGCCTTCCCCGCTGGGCAAAAATGCCGGTCCCAATGCCGCGCGCATTCTTTCGGCGGCAATTGGCAACTGCCTCAGCGCCAGCCTGCTTTTCTGCCTGCAGAAAGCGCGGGTAGAAACAAGCGGCCTGAAATCTGCTGTGACCACTACAATTGTGAGGAACGAGAAAGGGCGCTTTCGAGTCGGCGGCGCCGAGGTGTTAATCAATGTCAATATCGGCACTGAGGCTCCCAACCGGGTGGCGCAATGTATCAATCTCTTCGAAGACTTCTGCATCGTCACCCAGAGTGTCCGCAAAGGGGTAAAGGTTGATGTCGTGGTGCAGAATCAAAACGGGGAGCAGCTCTATAAATCAGCCTGA
- a CDS encoding S8 family peptidase yields MNAKIGLSIFFAMFLSVAAATELHVGPLKMDKIDPRLREIFRDNPERSLKVWVFFTDKETFDQTSFRGKVLSAMQSFSERARLRRQRRSLEPAGDYHDIPVSPSYIEILRQSGAEILRPSRWLNAVAVNATSTQIEQFAALPFVSEIKMVAAFRRKPLPEGTMLPRKEAADPDYGNSFTQLNMVNIPLMHHLGYTGEGVLIAIFDTGFELNHPSLASLNLIDKYDFINNDTSVGDRSNSPIEPQHGTYVLSVCGGYAPGFLVGAAFDADYLLAKTEKTYAEEISEEYNWIAAAEWADSLGADIISSSLGYVDWYENTDGTAIYSMLDGNTAPITIAADIAASRMIAVFNAAGNERDDPFFYISPPADADSIISVGAVNASGLIAGFSSSGPTYDGRRKPEIVALGINATAANFNGGYTLASGTSLSTPIAAGAGALLLQIHPDWNPIQLRDALSRSADRYANPDYLYGYGLFDTFKASGLLQINPISSIRLQVRDTVSLTISAIGGGGETISFSASNLPSSAGFIDNGDGTASLTYVGTAEDIGSRTVQFVATAGINADTADVLFSVFERFLITAGPNPFTDTLTIFLGQLPQTSAKITIHTVSGEKVWEKISDNNSTPGEAIIWNGTNSEGKKVAPGMYIVIVAAGRTVEKIKVFKKI; encoded by the coding sequence ATGAATGCCAAAATAGGGTTATCAATATTCTTTGCGATGTTTCTATCTGTGGCGGCGGCAACGGAGCTGCACGTCGGACCGCTGAAAATGGATAAGATTGACCCCCGACTGCGGGAGATATTCCGGGACAATCCGGAGCGGAGTCTCAAGGTCTGGGTCTTTTTCACCGACAAGGAAACCTTCGACCAGACTTCTTTCCGCGGCAAAGTACTGTCCGCTATGCAATCGTTTTCCGAAAGGGCGCGACTTCGACGACAGAGGCGCAGCCTTGAACCGGCCGGAGATTACCACGACATTCCGGTCAGTCCAAGTTATATTGAAATATTGAGACAGTCTGGGGCAGAAATCCTGCGCCCGTCGCGCTGGCTGAACGCCGTGGCGGTGAATGCCACTTCAACTCAGATTGAGCAGTTCGCGGCTCTGCCATTCGTTTCGGAAATCAAAATGGTTGCCGCCTTCAGGCGAAAACCGCTGCCGGAGGGGACAATGTTACCCCGGAAAGAAGCGGCCGACCCTGATTATGGCAATTCCTTTACACAGCTTAATATGGTCAATATTCCGCTGATGCATCATCTTGGTTATACCGGAGAAGGGGTTCTCATTGCGATTTTTGATACCGGCTTTGAGCTCAATCATCCTTCCCTTGCCTCTCTGAATCTGATTGACAAGTATGACTTCATAAATAACGATACCTCTGTCGGCGACCGGAGCAATTCGCCAATTGAGCCGCAGCATGGAACCTATGTCCTTTCGGTCTGCGGCGGATATGCCCCCGGCTTCTTAGTGGGAGCCGCTTTTGATGCCGATTACCTCCTGGCAAAAACCGAGAAAACTTATGCCGAAGAAATTTCCGAAGAATACAACTGGATTGCGGCGGCCGAATGGGCTGATTCTCTCGGCGCCGATATCATATCGTCGTCGCTGGGGTATGTCGATTGGTACGAGAATACCGACGGCACCGCTATCTATTCGATGCTTGATGGCAACACCGCTCCTATCACCATTGCGGCCGATATTGCCGCCTCCCGCATGATTGCCGTCTTTAACGCCGCCGGTAATGAAAGAGATGACCCCTTTTTCTATATTTCTCCCCCGGCCGATGCCGATTCCATCATTTCGGTTGGGGCAGTCAACGCCAGCGGTCTGATTGCCGGCTTCTCGTCTTCCGGTCCCACATATGACGGCCGCCGAAAGCCAGAGATAGTGGCGCTGGGGATAAATGCCACCGCCGCCAATTTCAACGGAGGATACACTCTTGCCAGCGGGACTTCACTTTCCACCCCAATAGCCGCCGGGGCCGGGGCACTCCTGCTGCAGATTCATCCTGACTGGAATCCTATTCAGCTTCGCGATGCTCTGTCTCGCTCCGCTGACCGCTATGCCAACCCAGACTATCTTTACGGCTATGGCCTCTTCGACACCTTCAAAGCCTCCGGTCTGCTCCAAATTAATCCTATATCTTCTATAAGGTTACAGGTGCGAGATACTGTCTCATTGACAATTTCCGCTATCGGAGGTGGGGGGGAGACAATCTCATTTTCGGCATCCAATCTGCCGTCCAGCGCCGGTTTCATCGATAATGGCGATGGTACCGCCTCATTGACCTATGTTGGGACAGCGGAAGATATCGGTTCCAGGACGGTCCAATTTGTTGCCACCGCCGGAATAAATGCCGATACCGCCGACGTGCTGTTCTCAGTTTTTGAACGATTTCTTATAACCGCGGGTCCAAACCCCTTTACCGACACTTTGACCATATTTCTCGGTCAATTGCCGCAAACATCCGCAAAAATAACCATCCATACCGTTTCGGGAGAGAAAGTTTGGGAAAAAATCTCCGATAATAACAGTACCCCTGGCGAGGCCATAATCTGGAATGGGACAAATTCCGAGGGAAAGAAAG
- a CDS encoding thioredoxin family protein codes for MAYLQEKDRKAIQEKLKGLSNLVRLVYFTQELECQYCRETRQLLEELVSLSDKLKLEVYNFQLDKPIADQYKIDKIPATVILGEKDYGIRFYGIPAGYEFATLLEDIIAVSKRDSGLSEKTREKLKTVKQPLHFQVFVTPTUPYCPAAVRLAHAFAMESEWITADGIEATEFPHLANRYSVQGVPKTVINEKFFIEGMMPEYRFVEESLKALDK; via the coding sequence ATGGCATATCTTCAAGAAAAAGACCGTAAGGCAATCCAGGAAAAACTTAAAGGGCTGAGCAATCTCGTCAGGCTGGTCTACTTTACTCAGGAATTGGAATGCCAGTACTGTCGCGAGACCCGGCAATTATTGGAGGAGCTGGTCTCGCTGTCTGACAAATTGAAACTGGAGGTGTACAATTTTCAGCTCGACAAGCCGATAGCCGACCAGTACAAAATAGACAAGATTCCGGCGACCGTAATTCTGGGAGAGAAAGACTACGGCATCCGATTTTACGGAATTCCGGCCGGCTATGAGTTTGCCACCCTCCTGGAGGATATAATTGCGGTTTCCAAGCGAGATTCGGGGCTTTCAGAGAAAACTCGCGAAAAACTGAAAACGGTCAAGCAGCCGCTTCATTTTCAGGTCTTCGTCACTCCGACGTGACCGTACTGCCCGGCCGCGGTGCGGCTCGCGCATGCCTTCGCCATGGAATCGGAATGGATAACGGCCGATGGAATCGAGGCAACCGAATTTCCGCATCTGGCGAACAGGTACTCCGTTCAGGGAGTGCCAAAGACGGTCATCAATGAGAAATTCTTTATTGAAGGAATGATGCCGGAGTACCGGTTTGTGGAAGAATCCTTAAAAGCGCTGGATAAATAG